A single region of the Bacteroides luhongzhouii genome encodes:
- a CDS encoding BamA/TamA family outer membrane protein has protein sequence MRRNFLYLLASAAVLSLASCTTTKFVPDGSYLLDEVKIRTDQKNIRPSSLRMYVRQNPNAKWFSLIKTQLYVYNLSGRDSTKWGNKFLRRIGDAPVIYSEDEAQRSEEEITKAVHNMGYMAATVKRSTKVKKKKIKVYYDVTAGKPYVVQSIKYDIYDPKIAALLKQDSARSLLKEGMYFDVNVLDADRQRITNKLLRNGYYKFNKDYIGYTADTVRNTYNVDLTQHLQMYKAHASDSAREHRQYWINKINFITDYDVLQSSAMSSVDINDSVHYKGYPIYYKDKLYLRPKVLMDNLRFASGDLYNERDVQQTYSSFGRLSALKYTNIRFIETQIGDSTMLDCYVMLTKSKHKSVAFEVEGTNSAGDLGAAASVSFQNRNLFRGSETFMIKFRGAYEVISGLQAGYSNNNYTEYGVETSINFPNFLFPFISSDFKRKIRATTEFGLQYNYQLRPEFLRTMASANWSYKWTQRQKIQHRIDLINIAFLYLPRISDRFKEDYINKGQNHIFQYNYQNRLIVNMGYSYNYNSVGGSIINNTIASNSYSIRFNFESAGNIMYALSKATNIRKNSNGEYAILGIPYAQYLKGEFDFAKNIRIDHRNSFAFHAGVGIAVPYGNAKTIPFEKQYFSGGANSVRGWAVRDLGPGSFAGNGNLLDQSGDIKLDASIEYRSKLFWKFQGAAFIDAGNIWTIRNYANQPGGVFKFDKFYKQIAVAYGLGLRLDLDFFILRFDGGMKAVNPAYETKKEHFPIIHPKFSRDFAFHFAVGYPF, from the coding sequence ATGAGGAGAAATTTTCTTTATTTGCTTGCTTCTGCTGCTGTCTTGTCACTTGCTTCGTGTACTACCACTAAGTTTGTGCCGGATGGATCTTACCTGCTGGATGAAGTTAAAATTCGTACGGACCAAAAAAATATACGGCCTTCTTCCTTGCGTATGTATGTTCGCCAAAATCCTAATGCCAAGTGGTTCAGTCTGATAAAGACCCAACTTTATGTGTACAATTTGTCGGGGCGTGATTCGACCAAATGGGGGAATAAGTTCTTGAGAAGAATAGGGGATGCTCCCGTAATATATAGCGAGGACGAAGCGCAACGCTCTGAAGAAGAGATCACTAAGGCTGTGCATAATATGGGATATATGGCAGCAACAGTGAAACGTTCGACTAAAGTAAAAAAGAAAAAGATCAAAGTCTATTATGATGTAACGGCAGGCAAGCCATACGTTGTCCAATCTATCAAATATGATATTTATGATCCTAAAATAGCTGCGCTTCTCAAACAGGATTCTGCCAGAAGTTTGCTGAAGGAAGGAATGTATTTTGATGTGAATGTATTGGACGCGGACAGGCAACGTATCACGAATAAGTTACTTCGGAATGGTTACTATAAATTTAATAAGGACTATATCGGATATACTGCCGATACCGTTCGTAATACTTATAATGTAGATCTGACTCAACATTTGCAGATGTATAAAGCTCACGCAAGTGATTCGGCAAGAGAACATCGGCAATATTGGATCAATAAGATTAATTTTATTACGGATTATGATGTTTTACAGTCCTCGGCAATGAGCAGTGTGGACATCAATGATTCGGTTCATTATAAGGGATATCCGATTTACTATAAGGATAAACTCTATTTGCGTCCTAAAGTTCTTATGGATAACCTTCGGTTTGCTTCCGGCGACCTGTATAATGAGCGCGATGTGCAGCAGACCTATTCCAGTTTTGGACGTTTATCGGCATTGAAATATACAAATATTCGTTTTATTGAGACTCAAATAGGAGATTCAACGATGCTCGATTGTTATGTGATGCTGACCAAGAGCAAACATAAATCAGTAGCTTTCGAGGTAGAGGGAACTAATTCTGCCGGTGACTTGGGAGCGGCAGCTTCCGTCTCTTTCCAGAACAGGAATCTTTTTCGCGGATCGGAAACTTTTATGATAAAATTCCGCGGAGCGTATGAAGTTATTTCCGGACTTCAGGCAGGTTATTCGAATAATAACTATACAGAGTACGGGGTGGAAACGAGTATCAACTTCCCTAATTTTCTGTTCCCTTTCATTTCCTCTGATTTTAAACGGAAAATCAGGGCGACAACAGAGTTTGGTTTGCAGTATAATTATCAGTTGCGCCCGGAATTCCTGCGTACGATGGCTTCTGCCAACTGGAGCTACAAGTGGACACAACGTCAAAAGATACAACACCGTATTGATTTGATTAATATTGCTTTTCTATATTTGCCTCGTATCTCTGACAGGTTTAAAGAAGACTATATTAATAAAGGACAGAACCATATTTTCCAGTATAATTATCAGAATCGATTAATTGTAAATATGGGATATAGCTATAATTATAATAGCGTGGGAGGGTCTATTATTAACAATACGATTGCTTCTAATTCATACTCCATCCGTTTTAATTTCGAGTCGGCGGGAAATATAATGTATGCCCTGTCTAAAGCTACCAATATTCGGAAGAATAGTAATGGTGAATACGCTATTTTGGGAATTCCTTATGCTCAATATCTGAAAGGAGAGTTTGATTTTGCTAAAAATATCAGAATCGACCATCGTAACTCTTTTGCGTTTCATGCCGGTGTGGGAATAGCTGTGCCTTATGGAAATGCAAAAACGATTCCGTTTGAGAAACAATACTTCTCCGGTGGAGCCAATAGTGTTCGCGGATGGGCAGTTCGCGATTTGGGACCGGGTTCTTTTGCCGGAAATGGAAATTTGCTCGATCAATCGGGAGATATTAAGCTGGATGCCAGCATTGAATACCGAAGCAAATTATTCTGGAAATTTCAGGGAGCGGCATTTATTGATGCAGGTAATATCTGGACTATCCGGAATTATGCCAACCAACCAGGAGGAGTTTTCAAGTTTGACAAGTTTTATAAGCAAATAGCCGTGGCCTATGGACTAGGGCTTCGCCTGGATTTAGATTTCTTCATCCTTCGTTTTGATGGAGGTATGAAAGCAGTCAATCCCGCCTATGAAACGAAGAAAGAACATTTCCCGATTATTCATCCTAAATTTAGTCGTGACTTTGCCTTTCATTTTGCTGTGGGATATCCTTTCTAA
- a CDS encoding peptide MFS transporter yields the protein MNNSPQRAAKGFTRAFWVSNTVELFERMAYYAVFIVLTIYLSSILGFNDFEASMISGLFSGGLYLLPIFSGAYADKIGFRKSMIIAFSLLSVGYLGLGVLPTLLEAAGLVSYGVTTQFNGLPDSYTRWIIVPVLFVLMVGGSFIKSIISASVAKETTEATRARGYSIFYMMVNVGAFTGKTIIDPLRNVIGEQAYIYINYFSGAMTIIALLAVILLYKSTHTAGEGKSLREIGQGFMRIITNWRLLILILIVTGFWMVQQQLYATMPKYVIRLAGETAKPGWIANVNPFVVVCCVSFITRLMAKRSAITSMNVGMFLIPFSALLMACGNLLGNDLITGMSNITLMMITGIVVQALAECFISPRYLEYFSLQAPKGEEGMYLGFSHLHSFLSSIFGFGLAGILLTKYCPDPALFETRAAWEAASANAHYIWYYFAAIGLIAAVALLLFAKITESIDKKKESSR from the coding sequence ATGAACAATTCCCCTCAGCGTGCTGCTAAAGGCTTTACGAGAGCATTTTGGGTCAGCAACACAGTCGAACTGTTTGAGCGTATGGCATATTATGCCGTTTTCATCGTTCTCACTATTTATCTATCTTCCATTTTAGGTTTTAATGATTTTGAAGCAAGTATGATTTCCGGGCTTTTTTCCGGCGGGTTGTATCTGCTTCCTATTTTTTCCGGTGCTTATGCTGATAAGATCGGTTTCCGGAAGTCAATGATTATAGCATTTTCCTTATTATCCGTCGGATATTTAGGATTGGGAGTATTGCCCACTTTGCTGGAAGCTGCCGGCTTGGTTAGTTATGGCGTCACTACTCAATTTAATGGTTTGCCCGATAGCTATACCCGGTGGATCATTGTGCCTGTCTTGTTTGTGCTTATGGTGGGAGGTTCTTTCATTAAGTCCATCATTTCTGCGTCTGTAGCTAAAGAAACAACAGAGGCAACGCGTGCGCGTGGTTATTCCATCTTTTATATGATGGTAAATGTAGGTGCTTTTACCGGTAAAACAATTATCGATCCTTTGCGTAATGTTATTGGTGAACAAGCGTATATCTATATTAATTATTTCTCCGGTGCGATGACAATTATTGCTTTGCTTGCTGTTATTCTCCTTTATAAATCAACGCACACGGCTGGTGAAGGAAAAAGTCTCCGTGAGATTGGGCAAGGATTTATGCGCATCATCACCAACTGGCGTTTATTGATTCTTATTCTGATTGTTACAGGGTTCTGGATGGTGCAACAGCAACTTTACGCCACTATGCCTAAATATGTGATCCGGTTGGCCGGCGAGACGGCGAAACCGGGCTGGATTGCTAATGTGAATCCTTTTGTGGTGGTTTGTTGCGTTAGCTTTATCACACGTTTGATGGCAAAGCGCAGTGCGATTACTTCGATGAATGTGGGAATGTTTTTGATTCCTTTTTCGGCGTTGCTGATGGCATGTGGAAACTTGCTGGGCAATGATCTTATTACAGGCATGAGCAATATTACCCTGATGATGATTACAGGTATAGTGGTACAGGCACTTGCCGAATGTTTTATTTCGCCACGTTATCTGGAATATTTCTCTTTGCAGGCTCCTAAAGGCGAAGAAGGAATGTATTTAGGGTTCAGTCATTTACATTCCTTTCTTTCTTCCATCTTTGGTTTTGGTCTGGCGGGAATTCTGCTCACCAAATATTGTCCGGATCCTGCTTTGTTCGAGACACGGGCAGCGTGGGAGGCAGCTAGCGCAAATGCCCATTATATATGGTATTACTTTGCTGCTATTGGCCTGATTGCCGCTGTAGCGCTACTATTATTTGCGAAAATCACCGAATCCATCGACAAAAAGAAGGAATCTTCTCGGTAA
- a CDS encoding DUF6965 family protein: MAQHTYDNEAVQELLNWAKKMIETKNYPTERYQVNQCTTIIDGKSYLESLIAMISRNWENPTFYPTIEQLWEFREKWENRES, from the coding sequence ATGGCGCAACATACTTATGACAATGAAGCTGTCCAGGAGTTACTGAACTGGGCAAAAAAGATGATCGAAACAAAGAATTATCCAACTGAAAGATATCAGGTCAATCAATGTACTACAATTATTGATGGTAAATCGTATTTGGAATCGTTGATTGCTATGATTTCCAGAAACTGGGAAAATCCGACTTTTTATCCTACTATTGAGCAACTATGGGAGTTCAGGGAAAAGTGGGAAAACAGAGAATCGTAG
- a CDS encoding lipoprotein signal peptidase encodes MKKLFTKGRIALLVIFSVLIIDQIIKVWIKTHMYWHESIRVTDWFYIYFTENNGMAFGMEIFGKLFLTTFRIVAVALIGWYLYKIIKKGFKTGYIVCVALILTGALGNIIDSVFYGVIFNESTHSQIASFMPEGGGYSTWFYGKVVDMFYFPIIDTNWPTWMPFVGGEHFIFFSPIFNFADAAISCGIIALLLFYSKYLNESYHSLDKDKKETTDHEK; translated from the coding sequence ATGAAGAAACTATTCACGAAGGGGAGAATTGCCCTTCTCGTTATCTTTTCCGTATTGATTATTGACCAGATCATCAAGGTCTGGATTAAAACTCACATGTACTGGCATGAAAGCATACGTGTGACAGATTGGTTTTATATCTATTTCACCGAAAACAACGGGATGGCTTTCGGCATGGAAATCTTCGGCAAGTTATTCCTGACAACATTCCGCATTGTTGCGGTAGCATTGATAGGGTGGTATCTCTATAAAATCATAAAGAAAGGGTTTAAAACAGGTTATATCGTCTGTGTGGCTCTTATTCTGACCGGTGCTTTGGGGAATATCATAGATAGCGTGTTCTATGGAGTTATTTTCAATGAAAGCACTCATTCGCAGATTGCCAGTTTCATGCCCGAAGGTGGTGGATATTCTACCTGGTTTTACGGAAAAGTGGTGGATATGTTTTACTTTCCGATTATAGATACAAACTGGCCTACATGGATGCCGTTTGTGGGTGGAGAGCATTTTATATTCTTTAGTCCGATCTTTAATTTTGCAGATGCCGCTATCAGTTGCGGTATCATTGCCTTATTACTCTTTTATAGTAAATATTTGAATGAGTCTTATCATTCGCTGGATAAAGATAAAAAGGAAACTACGGATCATGAAAAATAA
- a CDS encoding DUF4296 domain-containing protein produces the protein MKNKFRFHLCLICMFVFAVAGCKVKRPSDVISESKMENLLYDYHVAKSMGDNLPYSENYKKALYIDAVFKKYGTTQAAFDSSMVWYTRNTEILSKIYDKVKKRLKDEQELVGDLIAKRDKKPKMTKQGDSIDVWPWQRMIRLTGEMMDNQYVFTLPTDSNYKDRDTLVWEVRYRFLEPMLADSLRGVTMAMQVIYEKDTINHWKTVTESGVQQIRLFADTLGSMKEIKGFIYYPMDSQEKGGAVLADRFVMTRYHCTDTLAFAVRDSLNKIKALKADSLKKIATKENVDSLHKVIDKNKDDMQRLTPEEMNRRRTGTHREKKPEQIQVEQHIQKERIEQRKERQMNQRRQQQQRRSNN, from the coding sequence ATGAAAAATAAATTTCGGTTTCATCTGTGTCTCATCTGCATGTTCGTTTTTGCGGTAGCCGGGTGTAAAGTGAAAAGACCCAGTGATGTAATCTCGGAATCGAAGATGGAGAATTTGCTGTATGATTATCATGTGGCAAAGTCTATGGGAGATAATTTGCCTTATAGTGAGAACTATAAGAAAGCATTATATATCGACGCCGTTTTCAAGAAATATGGGACTACACAAGCTGCATTTGACTCATCCATGGTTTGGTATACCCGTAACACAGAAATTTTATCGAAAATTTATGATAAGGTGAAAAAACGCTTGAAAGACGAACAGGAACTTGTTGGTGACCTGATAGCCAAGCGTGATAAGAAACCGAAAATGACCAAGCAGGGTGATAGTATCGATGTCTGGCCGTGGCAGCGTATGATACGTTTGACCGGTGAAATGATGGATAATCAATATGTATTTACTTTGCCGACCGACTCTAACTACAAAGACCGGGATACATTGGTATGGGAGGTGCGGTATCGTTTCCTGGAACCGATGCTTGCCGACTCTTTAAGAGGTGTCACTATGGCCATGCAGGTGATTTATGAAAAAGATACGATCAATCATTGGAAAACGGTGACTGAATCGGGTGTGCAACAAATTCGTTTGTTTGCAGATACATTAGGTTCGATGAAAGAAATAAAAGGTTTCATTTATTATCCGATGGATAGCCAGGAAAAAGGCGGAGCAGTATTGGCTGACCGCTTCGTGATGACTCGTTATCATTGTACGGATACGCTCGCATTTGCCGTACGTGATTCTTTGAATAAGATAAAAGCATTGAAAGCGGATTCTTTGAAGAAGATAGCTACTAAAGAAAATGTTGACTCTTTACATAAAGTCATAGACAAGAATAAAGATGACATGCAGCGTCTGACACCGGAAGAGATGAACCGTCGTCGTACGGGAACTCATCGTGAGAAGAAGCCGGAGCAGATTCAGGTGGAACAGCATATCCAAAAGGAACGGATTGAGCAAAGAAAGGAACGCCAGATGAATCAACGCAGGCAGCAACAGCAAAGACGCTCAAACAACTAA
- a CDS encoding MBL fold metallo-hydrolase codes for MKVKFISLASGSSGNCYYLGTETYGILIDAGIGIRTIKKTLKDYNILMDSIRAVFITHDHADHIKAVGNLGEKMNIPVYTTARIHAGINRSYCMTEKLSSSVRYLEKQEPMTLEDFHIESFEVPHDGTDNVGYCIEIDGKVFSFLTDLGEITPTAAHYISKAHYLILEANYDEEMLKMGPYPQYLKERIASKTGHMSNSDTAEFLAENITEHLRYIWLCHLSKDNNHPELAYKTVEWKLKNKGILVGKDVQLLALKRNTPSELYVFE; via the coding sequence ATGAAAGTAAAATTTATAAGCCTGGCGAGTGGCAGTAGTGGGAACTGTTATTATCTGGGCACTGAAACCTATGGAATACTGATAGATGCCGGAATCGGTATACGTACTATCAAAAAAACACTGAAAGATTATAATATCTTGATGGATAGTATTCGTGCGGTATTTATAACGCACGATCATGCTGACCATATCAAAGCTGTGGGTAATCTGGGAGAAAAAATGAATATTCCTGTTTATACAACCGCACGTATTCATGCTGGAATAAATCGTAGCTATTGTATGACGGAGAAACTCAGCTCGTCAGTTCGTTATCTGGAAAAGCAAGAGCCGATGACTTTGGAGGATTTCCATATCGAATCTTTTGAAGTGCCGCATGATGGAACGGACAATGTGGGGTATTGCATTGAAATCGACGGCAAAGTCTTTTCTTTCTTAACGGACCTTGGAGAAATTACTCCTACAGCTGCCCATTATATCAGTAAGGCCCATTATCTGATACTTGAAGCTAACTATGATGAGGAAATGCTCAAAATGGGGCCTTATCCTCAATATTTGAAAGAGCGGATTGCAAGTAAGACCGGACATATGAGTAACTCTGATACTGCGGAGTTTTTAGCGGAAAATATCACTGAACATTTGCGATATATCTGGTTGTGTCATTTAAGTAAAGACAATAATCATCCGGAGCTAGCTTATAAAACGGTGGAATGGAAATTAAAGAACAAAGGTATTCTTGTAGGTAAAGATGTGCAACTACTTGCTTTAAAGCGAAATACGCCTTCCGAGCTTTATGTGTTCGAATAA
- a CDS encoding HXXEE domain-containing protein has protein sequence MEYLYLLPIVFMIHEFEEIIMLPTWLDKNKAMLYVRFPFMKDKVDSLSNAPVFVLTVLEEFIIISACTVMSICMNDLTAWYCCLIAFGLHLIVHIIQFLVIRKYIPVIVTSVLCLPYCIWAFIQVKDCYTLNETLLWGFVSVVVCVVNLLSMHKISPKLWNWMNGNNRT, from the coding sequence ATGGAATACCTATATTTATTGCCCATAGTATTCATGATTCATGAATTTGAAGAGATAATAATGCTTCCGACATGGTTGGATAAGAACAAGGCTATGTTGTACGTGCGCTTCCCTTTTATGAAAGATAAAGTAGATTCTTTGAGTAATGCGCCGGTTTTTGTCTTGACGGTATTGGAAGAGTTTATAATTATATCAGCTTGTACGGTTATGTCAATCTGCATGAATGATTTGACGGCTTGGTATTGTTGTTTGATTGCCTTCGGTTTGCATCTGATAGTGCATATCATTCAGTTTTTGGTGATAAGGAAGTACATACCTGTTATTGTTACGTCGGTATTATGTTTACCGTATTGTATTTGGGCCTTTATTCAGGTTAAAGACTGTTATACGCTGAATGAAACATTGCTTTGGGGATTTGTCAGCGTTGTGGTTTGTGTTGTGAATCTACTGTCAATGCATAAGATAAGCCCTAAGTTGTGGAATTGGATGAATGGTAATAATAGAACATAA
- a CDS encoding DoxX family protein: MIYDFLFPTKSNTTKVSLLLLAVRIIFGILLMNHGIQKWSNFQELSTAFPDPLGIGSPLSLGLAIFGELVCSMAFIVGFLYRLAMIPMIFTMIVAFFVVHANDVFAVKELAFIYLVVFILMYIAGPGKFSIDHIIGNELSRRKSRTYKN, encoded by the coding sequence ATGATTTATGATTTCTTATTCCCCACAAAATCGAATACAACAAAAGTGTCTTTGTTGCTATTGGCTGTCCGGATCATCTTCGGCATATTATTAATGAACCATGGTATCCAAAAATGGAGTAATTTCCAAGAGCTTTCTACGGCATTTCCTGATCCGCTTGGAATAGGAAGTCCCCTGTCTCTCGGATTAGCTATTTTTGGTGAACTTGTATGTTCAATGGCATTTATTGTAGGCTTCTTGTATCGCTTGGCAATGATCCCGATGATTTTCACGATGATAGTAGCTTTCTTTGTTGTTCACGCAAATGACGTATTTGCTGTTAAAGAGCTAGCTTTCATTTATTTAGTGGTATTCATATTGATGTATATTGCTGGTCCGGGTAAATTTTCAATAGACCATATCATAGGAAACGAATTGTCAAGACGAAAATCAAGAACATACAAAAATTAG
- a CDS encoding BT0820 family HAD-type phosphatase has protein sequence MIIAVDFDGTIVEHRYPRIGEEIPFAVDTLKLLQQEKHRLILWSVREGALLDEAVEWCKARGLEFYAVNKDYPEEQKDHQGFSRKLKADMFIDDRNLGGLPDWGVIYAMIKEKKTFADIYGQNGEEEKTSSKKKKRWLPF, from the coding sequence ATGATTATAGCTGTTGATTTTGACGGAACGATTGTAGAACATCGTTATCCACGCATTGGTGAAGAAATTCCATTCGCTGTTGACACATTGAAGTTATTGCAACAAGAAAAGCATCGTTTAATACTATGGAGTGTGCGTGAAGGGGCACTTTTGGACGAAGCTGTCGAATGGTGTAAAGCCAGAGGTTTAGAATTTTATGCCGTTAATAAGGATTATCCTGAAGAACAAAAAGACCATCAGGGATTTTCACGAAAGTTGAAAGCCGATATGTTCATTGACGATCGGAACTTAGGCGGTTTGCCGGATTGGGGAGTTATTTATGCAATGATTAAAGAGAAAAAGACGTTTGCGGATATTTATGGCCAAAACGGAGAAGAGGAAAAAACATCATCAAAAAAGAAGAAAAGATGGCTGCCTTTCTAA
- a CDS encoding DUF3332 domain-containing protein: MKRGKLTLVAVVLSGSLLFSSCVGSFSLFNRLSSWNQSVGNKFVNELVFLAFNIVPVYGVAYLADALVINSIEFWSGSNPMANVGDVKKVKGENGNYMVKTLENGYSITKEGETASMDLIYNKEANTWNVVANGESAELVKMNNDGTADLFLPNGEKMNVTLDAQGMLAARQATMSNLMFAAR, encoded by the coding sequence ATGAAAAGAGGGAAACTGACTTTAGTCGCAGTAGTGCTTAGCGGTAGCTTATTATTCAGTTCTTGTGTAGGATCATTCAGTTTATTCAACCGCCTGTCTTCCTGGAATCAATCAGTTGGAAACAAGTTTGTAAACGAACTCGTATTCCTTGCTTTCAACATTGTTCCGGTTTATGGTGTAGCTTACCTGGCTGATGCTTTAGTTATCAATTCTATCGAATTTTGGAGTGGTTCCAATCCGATGGCTAATGTAGGTGACGTAAAGAAAGTAAAAGGAGAGAACGGCAACTACATGGTGAAAACTCTTGAGAATGGATATTCTATTACTAAAGAAGGCGAAACTGCTTCAATGGATTTGATTTACAACAAAGAAGCTAACACATGGAACGTCGTTGCAAACGGTGAAAGCGCTGAATTAGTAAAAATGAACAATGACGGCACTGCTGATTTGTTCTTACCGAATGGCGAAAAGATGAATGTAACGTTGGATGCTCAAGGCATGCTGGCAGCACGCCAGGCTACAATGAGTAATCTTATGTTTGCCGCCCGCTAA
- the uxaC gene encoding glucuronate isomerase, which yields MKNFMDENFLLQTETAQKLYHEHAAKMPIIDYHCHLIPQMVADDYKFKSLTEIWLGGDHYKWRAMRTNGVDERFCTGKDTTDWEKFEKWAETVPYTFRNPLYHWTHLELKTAFGINKILNPQTAREIYDECNEKLSQPEYSARGMMRRYHVETVCTTDDPIDSLEYHIKTRESGFEIKMLPTWRPDKAMAVEVPADFRSYVEKLAEVSGITISNFDDMIAALRKRHDFFAEQGCRLSDHGIEEFYAEDYTDAEIKAIFNKVYGGTELTKEEILKFKSAMLVIFGEMDWEKGWTQQFHYGAIRNNNTKMFKLLGADTGFDSIGEFTTAKAMAKFLDRLNTNGKLTKTILYNLNPCANEVIATMLGNFQDGSIPGKIQFGSGWWFLDQKDGMEKQMNALSVLGLLSRFVGMLTDSRSFLSYPRHEYFRRTLCNLVGRDVENGEIPASEMERVNQMIEDISYNNAKNFFKF from the coding sequence ATGAAGAACTTCATGGACGAAAACTTCTTGCTGCAGACAGAAACCGCGCAAAAGTTGTATCACGAGCATGCGGCTAAAATGCCGATCATCGACTATCACTGTCATCTTATCCCCCAAATGGTAGCTGACGACTACAAGTTTAAATCACTGACTGAAATCTGGTTGGGCGGTGACCACTACAAATGGCGCGCAATGCGTACAAATGGCGTAGACGAACGTTTCTGCACAGGAAAAGATACCACCGACTGGGAAAAATTCGAAAAATGGGCGGAAACAGTTCCTTATACTTTCCGTAATCCACTGTATCACTGGACTCACCTCGAATTGAAAACAGCATTTGGTATCAATAAAATATTGAATCCGCAAACTGCACGCGAAATTTACGATGAATGTAACGAAAAGCTGTCTCAACCTGAATATTCAGCTCGTGGAATGATGCGTCGTTATCACGTAGAGACTGTTTGCACTACGGATGATCCTATCGATTCACTGGAATATCACATCAAAACACGTGAAAGCGGATTTGAAATCAAGATGTTGCCAACTTGGCGTCCTGATAAGGCTATGGCGGTAGAAGTCCCTGCTGATTTCCGTAGTTATGTAGAAAAGCTGGCAGAAGTTAGCGGCATCACTATCTCCAATTTTGATGATATGATCGCTGCTTTGCGCAAACGTCACGACTTCTTCGCAGAACAAGGTTGCCGTTTGTCTGACCATGGTATTGAAGAATTCTACGCAGAAGATTACACTGATGCTGAAATCAAGGCTATATTTAATAAGGTATATGGCGGTACAGAATTGACCAAAGAAGAAATTCTGAAATTCAAATCGGCCATGCTTGTTATCTTCGGTGAAATGGACTGGGAAAAAGGATGGACTCAACAGTTCCACTACGGTGCTATCCGTAATAACAACACTAAGATGTTCAAATTACTGGGCGCTGATACCGGTTTCGACTCTATCGGTGAATTTACCACAGCCAAAGCAATGGCTAAATTCCTTGACCGCCTGAACACCAATGGCAAATTGACCAAAACAATCCTTTATAACCTGAACCCATGCGCAAATGAAGTGATTGCAACTATGTTGGGCAACTTCCAGGATGGTTCTATCCCGGGAAAAATTCAGTTTGGTTCGGGATGGTGGTTCCTCGATCAAAAGGATGGTATGGAAAAACAAATGAACGCCTTGTCTGTGCTTGGTCTCCTAAGCCGCTTTGTAGGTATGTTGACAGACTCTCGTTCCTTCCTATCCTACCCGCGTCATGAATATTTCCGCCGTACATTATGTAACTTGGTAGGACGCGACGTAGAGAACGGAGAAATCCCTGCATCTGAAATGGAACGCGTAAACCAAATGATTGAAGATATCAGCTACAATAATGCTAAGAACTTCTTCAAGTTCTAA
- a CDS encoding TrmH family RNA methyltransferase, which produces MASLSKNKIKYIHSLELKKIRKEERVFLAEGPKLVGDLLGHFPCRFLAATPSWLQEHPGIDTSELAEVSQEDLSRASLLKTPQQVLAIFEQPQYALDTEAVRQSLCLALDDVQDPGNLGTIIRLADWFGIEHIICSQNTVDVYNPKTIQATMGGIARVKVHYTSLPDFIRSLGDTPVFGTFLDGENIYEQPLSANGLIVMGNEGNGIGKEVATLINRKLYIPNYPAGQETSESLNVAIATAVICAEFRRQAAWK; this is translated from the coding sequence ATGGCATCATTAAGTAAAAACAAAATAAAGTATATCCACTCGCTGGAACTGAAAAAAATACGTAAAGAAGAGCGGGTATTTCTGGCTGAAGGGCCTAAATTGGTAGGTGATTTACTCGGACATTTCCCCTGTCGTTTTTTAGCTGCCACTCCCTCCTGGCTTCAGGAACATCCGGGTATTGACACAAGTGAACTGGCAGAAGTTTCACAGGAAGATCTTTCACGGGCCAGTTTATTGAAAACTCCCCAACAGGTACTTGCCATTTTCGAACAACCACAATACGCACTGGATACGGAAGCAGTCCGCCAATCGCTTTGCCTTGCATTGGATGATGTGCAAGATCCCGGAAATCTGGGTACTATTATCCGTTTGGCCGACTGGTTTGGCATCGAACATATCATCTGCTCGCAGAATACGGTAGATGTATATAACCCTAAGACCATACAGGCCACTATGGGCGGAATTGCCCGGGTGAAAGTACATTATACTTCTCTTCCCGATTTTATCCGGTCGCTCGGAGATACTCCTGTGTTCGGTACGTTCCTGGATGGGGAAAATATATATGAACAACCATTGTCGGCCAATGGCTTGATAGTAATGGGAAATGAAGGGAATGGCATAGGGAAAGAGGTAGCCACATTAATCAACCGAAAATTATATATCCCCAATTACCCGGCAGGCCAAGAGACATCCGAGTCTCTGAATGTAGCCATTGCTACCGCAGTAATCTGTGCCGAGTTCCGTCGACAGGCTGCATGGAAGTAA